From a region of the Lactuca sativa cultivar Salinas chromosome 4, Lsat_Salinas_v11, whole genome shotgun sequence genome:
- the LOC111908875 gene encoding uncharacterized protein LOC111908875 translates to MDGGVGVGGDAKAMKVEPVPRADHGFNLEPDVSVSSPVTRQKAAAAKQLIENHYKNYLQGLQDRKERRRALQRKAAEAQVSSEEEEQMLRNLEKKETEYMRLQRHKIGIDDFELLTLIGKGAFGEVRLCRAKSNGEVFAMKKLKKSEMLSRGQVEHVRSERNLLVEVDSRCIVKLFYSFQDSDYLYLIMEYLPGGDIMTLLMREDILSEDVARFYMAESILAIHSIHQHNYIHRDIKPDNLILDRNGHLKLSDFGLCKPLESKFSSILLNDEDYANQGPINDTDGQQVPWLMPKEKLQQWKRNRRALAYSTVGTLDYMAPEVLLKKGYGMECDWWSLGAIMYEMLIGYPPFCSDDPRMTCRKIINWRTCLKFPEEPKVSKEARDLICHLLCDVESRLGTGGVDEIKAHPWFNGVQWDMLYEMEAAYKPIVTGELDTQNFEKFPEVEDAQSTTPRVGPWRKMLTSKDSNFIGYTFKKSDMLKSGGTSGIDMRSNGPTKPPSLVSLFGHMDLKGTALPEEDQEHKS, encoded by the exons ATGGACGGCGGTGTTGGCGTCGGCGGTGACGCAAAAGCCATGAAGGTCGAACCCGTTCCGAGAGCTGATCATGGATTCAATTTGGAACCCGACGTCTCCGTTTCGTCGCCGGTGACCAGGCAGAAGGCTGCCGCAGCTAAACAGTTGATTGAGAATCATTACAAGAATTATCTACAAGGATTGCAAGATCGTAAAGAAAG GAGACGAGCTTTACAGAGAAAGGCAGCTGAAGCGCAAGTATCCAGTGAGGAAGAGGAGCAGATGCTTCGCAATTTGGAGAAGAAAGAGACGGAATACATGAGATTGCAGAGGCATAAAATTGGGATCGATGATTTCGAGCTTTTGACATTGATCGGTAAAGGTGCTTTTGGCGAG GTGAGATTATGTCGTGCTAAAAGTAATGGAGAAGTCTTTGCGATGAAGAAGCTGAAGAAATCAGAGATGCTTAGTCGTGGACAG GTCGAGCATGTTCGATCTGAGAGGAATTTGCTTGTAGAGGTTGATAGTCGATGCATTGTAAAACTGTTCTATTCTTTTCAAGATTCTGATTACTTGTACCTTATCATGGAGTATCTACCTGGAGGCGACATCATGACTTTGTTAATGAGAGAAGACATTCTTTCTGAAGATGTTGCTCGATTCTACATGGCTGAAAGCATCTTAGCCATTCATTCTATTCATCAACACAACTACATCCATAG GGACATCAAACCAGATAACCTAATACTCGACAGAAATGGGCATCTAAAGTTATCTGATTTTGGGTTATGTAAACCCTTAGAGAGTAAATTCTCATCAATATTGTTGAATGATGAAGATTATGCAAATCAAGGGCCTATAAATGACACTGATGGGCAACAAGTTCCTTGGTTAATGCCAAAGGAAAAATTACAACAATGGAAACGTAATCGACGTGCCTTG GCATATTCCACAGTTGGAACTCTTGACTATATGGCACCCGAAGTGCTTCTAAAAAAGGGATATGGAATGGAGTGTGATTGGTGGTCATTAGGGGCAATTATGTATGAGATGCTTATTGGGTATCCCCCTTTTTGTTCTGATGATCCTAGGATGACGTGTCGCAAGATTATCAATTGGAGAACTTGCTTGAAGTTTCCAGAAGAACCAAAAGTTTCAAAAGAAGCTAGGGATTTGATTTGTCATTTGCTATGTGATGTGGAATCAAGATTGGGGACCGGAGGAGTTGATGAAATAAAG GCACACCCATGGTTTAATGGGGTTCAATGGGATATGTTGTATGAAATGGAAGCTGCATATAAACCAATTGTCACTGGTGAATTGGATACTCAGAATTTTGAGAAGTTTCCTGAA GTGGAAGATGCTCAGTCAACAACACCAAGAGTGGGCCCATGGAGAAAG ATGTTAACATCAAAAGACTCCAATTTCATTGGATATACCTTCAAAAAATCGGATATGTTGAAATCAGGTGGAACTTCAG GAATAGATATGAGGTCAAATGGACCTACAAAGCCCCCATCATTGGTCTCCTTGTTTG GTCATATGGATTTGAAAGGAACAGCTTTACCCGAGGAAGACCAAGAGCACAAAAGTTGA